One segment of Clostridium botulinum DNA contains the following:
- a CDS encoding polysaccharide deacetylase family protein has product MTKKQKKTLIYLILFIIIGVSAYCFISHNGIFKNKLTIINNKVHSNLLPNDNFNSTYTSKLKFDDMPIENVSDLTLNILDKATIKNIPTLSKAQRYYFPIKSISQILGYSTHYSNNELKLVKDNNIIVIKDNTFEKNSTTFSLRGNSLIHNDETYISLSDIENIFNLIAVFDFDKKSISLLDNEITQPENSNIVFSSKVAMFRFEDFTCGDTNFSDKNQAKVKCMANLLYSEGVKFHVGWIPRFKAPTDNIDNDMLTNNSMYNVGFINLLDYLINKGAEIGLHGYTHQSGNDRSAVGEELSKDVNNTIEDTKQIIENGIDVASALNIPITFYESPHYRDTKLQKEVIEEYFQYIYEPYDNSTSYLHNNKKNNLYVPTPLGYVSDPNDLSPIINGLKKNDPKILNSFFYHPSIELDYVDFKIDKDKLDVTYDTNSPLQQIVNALKENNYNTIHVTELKK; this is encoded by the coding sequence ATGACTAAAAAACAAAAAAAAACATTAATTTATTTAATTTTATTCATCATTATTGGAGTATCAGCTTATTGTTTTATCTCCCATAATGGTATTTTTAAAAACAAATTAACTATAATAAACAATAAAGTACACTCTAATTTACTTCCAAATGACAATTTTAATAGTACATATACATCAAAACTTAAATTTGATGATATGCCTATAGAAAATGTATCGGATTTAACCTTAAACATTTTAGATAAAGCAACTATAAAAAATATTCCAACTTTATCAAAAGCTCAGAGGTATTATTTTCCTATAAAATCCATAAGTCAAATTCTTGGTTATTCTACTCATTATTCAAATAATGAACTAAAATTAGTAAAAGATAATAACATTATAGTTATTAAAGATAATACTTTCGAAAAAAATTCCACTACGTTCTCTCTTAGAGGAAATTCATTAATTCACAATGATGAAACTTACATTTCATTATCTGATATAGAAAATATATTCAATCTTATAGCAGTATTTGATTTTGATAAAAAAAGTATTAGTTTATTAGATAATGAAATAACACAACCTGAAAATTCTAATATTGTATTCAGTTCCAAAGTGGCAATGTTTAGATTTGAGGATTTCACATGTGGTGATACTAATTTTTCAGATAAAAATCAAGCTAAAGTAAAATGTATGGCAAATCTTTTATACTCTGAAGGAGTAAAATTTCATGTTGGATGGATTCCTAGATTTAAAGCTCCTACAGATAATATAGATAATGATATGTTAACTAATAATAGTATGTATAATGTCGGCTTTATAAACTTATTAGATTATTTAATAAATAAAGGTGCCGAAATTGGTTTACATGGCTATACTCACCAAAGTGGCAATGACAGAAGTGCTGTTGGTGAAGAATTATCTAAAGATGTAAATAACACCATAGAAGATACTAAACAAATTATAGAAAATGGTATAGATGTTGCAAGTGCTTTAAATATACCTATAACTTTCTATGAAAGTCCACATTATAGGGACACAAAACTTCAAAAAGAAGTAATTGAAGAGTACTTCCAATACATTTACGAACCTTATGATAACTCAACATCTTACTTACACAACAATAAGAAAAATAACTTATATGTACCAACTCCATTAGGATATGTTTCAGATCCTAATGATTTATCTCCTATAATAAATGGACTTAAAAAGAATGATCCAAAAATTTTAAATAGTTTCTTCTATCATCCATCAATTGAGTTAGATTATGTAGACTTTAAAATTGATAAAGATAAACTTGATGTCACTTATGATACCAATTCACCATTACAACAAATAGTAAACGCACTTAAAGAAAATAATTATAATACTATTCATGTTACAGAATTAAAAAAATAA
- the pyrE gene encoding orotate phosphoribosyltransferase — translation MEAYKKEFIEFMIECGVLTFGDFVTKSGRKTPFFVNTGNYKTGSQLKRLGEYYAEAIKANYKDDYNIVFGPAYKGIPLSVTVTMALSDKYGIDVSYCSNRKEVKDHGDTGILLGSKLNDGDKVLIVEDVTTSGKSIYETMPIIKEQGNVDVVGLVISVNRMEKGQGEKSALVELEEKYGFKSCAIVTMTEVVEYLYNKEVNGKVIINDEIKTRIDEYYKEYGAK, via the coding sequence ATGGAAGCATATAAAAAAGAGTTTATTGAATTTATGATAGAGTGTGGAGTTTTAACTTTTGGAGATTTTGTAACTAAGAGTGGTAGAAAAACACCTTTCTTTGTTAATACAGGAAATTATAAGACTGGAAGTCAATTGAAAAGATTAGGAGAATACTATGCTGAAGCTATAAAGGCAAATTATAAAGATGATTATAATATAGTGTTTGGTCCAGCATATAAGGGGATTCCATTAAGTGTTACAGTTACAATGGCTTTAAGTGATAAGTACGGAATAGATGTAAGTTATTGTTCAAATAGAAAAGAAGTTAAGGATCATGGAGATACAGGAATACTTCTTGGAAGTAAATTAAATGATGGAGATAAGGTTTTAATAGTAGAAGATGTAACTACATCAGGAAAATCTATTTATGAAACAATGCCAATTATAAAAGAACAAGGAAATGTAGATGTAGTAGGACTTGTTATATCTGTCAATAGAATGGAAAAAGGCCAAGGAGAAAAATCAGCATTAGTAGAATTAGAAGAAAAGTATGGATTTAAATCTTGCGCAATAGTTACAATGACTGAAGTTGTAGAGTATTTATATAATAAAGAAGTTAATGGAAAAGTAATAATTAATGATGAAATTAAAACTAGAATAGATGAATATTACAAAGAATATGGTGCTAAGTAG
- a CDS encoding dihydroorotate dehydrogenase, which translates to MLKVNINGVEFKNPVIAASGTFGFGAEYNNFYDVGMLGGISSKGLTLNVKEGNEGIRVFETPSGMMNSVGLQNPGIEGFIKNELPKMQELNTNILANVGGGCFEDYAEAIEKLNHTEVNMIELNISCPNVKCGGMAYGIKSQVAYEFVKEIKKICKKPLMVKLSPNAENIVEMAAKCEEAGADSLSLINTLKGLAIDPYKRKPIFNNVYAGLSGPAVKPVALRMVHEVSKAVSIPVIGLGGISNGIDAIEFMMAGARAVQIGTINFVNPMAGKEIIEEMEAFCKEQGIKDINEIVGVI; encoded by the coding sequence ATGTTAAAGGTGAATATAAATGGTGTAGAATTTAAAAATCCAGTTATAGCGGCTTCAGGAACTTTTGGTTTTGGCGCAGAATATAACAATTTTTATGATGTAGGGATGTTAGGCGGAATATCATCTAAGGGATTAACACTAAATGTTAAAGAAGGTAATGAAGGAATTAGAGTATTTGAAACACCGTCTGGAATGATGAACTCTGTAGGATTACAAAATCCAGGAATAGAGGGATTTATAAAAAATGAATTACCTAAAATGCAAGAATTAAATACTAACATTTTAGCTAATGTTGGTGGGGGATGCTTTGAAGATTATGCAGAAGCTATTGAAAAATTAAATCATACTGAAGTAAATATGATTGAACTTAATATATCATGTCCAAATGTAAAGTGTGGTGGAATGGCATATGGAATTAAGTCTCAAGTAGCTTATGAATTTGTTAAAGAAATAAAGAAGATTTGTAAAAAACCTCTTATGGTTAAATTATCACCAAATGCTGAAAATATAGTTGAAATGGCAGCAAAATGTGAAGAGGCAGGAGCAGATTCTTTAAGCTTAATAAATACATTAAAGGGTTTAGCCATAGATCCATATAAAAGAAAGCCAATATTTAATAATGTATATGCAGGGCTTTCAGGTCCAGCAGTGAAACCAGTAGCATTAAGAATGGTTCATGAAGTAAGTAAAGCTGTTAGTATACCAGTAATAGGACTTGGTGGAATATCTAATGGAATAGATGCAATAGAGTTTATGATGGCAGGAGCAAGAGCGGTTCAAATAGGAACAATAAATTTTGTAAATCCAATGGCAGGAAAAGAAATCATAGAAGAAATGGAAGCTTTCTGCAAAGAACAAGGCATAAAAGATATAAATGAAATTGTTGGTGTAATCTAA
- a CDS encoding dihydroorotate dehydrogenase electron transfer subunit codes for MSTNYKKSKVLSNKKVVDNIYKMVCEDDNIIKAGQFYMLKVDGQTLLPRPISICEKEDNKITFLYAAVGKGTEEFSKLKEGNYINLTGPLGNGFDLDEYLGKVAIVSGGIGTAPMVEVCKVLRRNNKYGLIDVYAGFRDDIYLTEELSKYANKVEVTTNTGKHGHKGFVTDILKPEEYDIVLCCGPEIMMKKVVEMCKEKKVKVYVSMEKHMACGVGACLVCTCKTKGGNKRTCKDGPVFDGYYVEL; via the coding sequence ATGAGTACAAATTATAAGAAATCAAAGGTACTTTCAAATAAAAAAGTAGTTGATAATATATATAAGATGGTTTGTGAAGATGACAATATTATAAAAGCAGGACAATTTTACATGCTTAAGGTTGATGGTCAAACGTTACTTCCAAGACCTATAAGCATATGCGAAAAAGAAGATAATAAAATAACTTTTTTATATGCAGCAGTAGGAAAAGGAACAGAAGAATTTTCAAAACTTAAAGAGGGGAATTACATAAATCTTACAGGACCATTAGGAAATGGGTTTGATTTAGATGAATACTTAGGAAAAGTTGCAATTGTTTCAGGGGGAATTGGAACAGCGCCTATGGTTGAGGTTTGTAAAGTACTTAGAAGAAATAATAAATATGGGCTTATAGATGTCTATGCAGGATTTAGAGATGACATATATTTAACAGAGGAGTTATCAAAATACGCAAATAAAGTAGAGGTAACAACTAATACAGGAAAGCATGGCCATAAAGGTTTTGTTACGGATATATTAAAGCCAGAAGAATATGATATTGTTTTATGCTGTGGTCCTGAAATTATGATGAAAAAAGTTGTTGAGATGTGCAAAGAAAAGAAGGTTAAAGTATATGTTTCAATGGAAAAACATATGGCATGTGGTGTAGGAGCTTGTTTGGTATGTACTTGCAAAACTAAAGGCGGAAATAAGAGAACGTGTAAAGATGGTCCAGTATTTGATGGATATTATGTGGAATTATAA
- the pyrF gene encoding orotidine-5'-phosphate decarboxylase, with product MMINIMDKLYERVEKRGVVCVGLDTSLDYVPEHIKNKKTLSEAIFEFNKQIIDSTCDIAACFKVQIAYYEALGLEGLLAYKKTLEYLREKDEIIIADIKRGDIAATAKMYAKGHFEGDFEADFITLNPYMGMDSIEPYLPYLENGKKGIFTLVRTSNKGAEDIEYLDTNTGDKVYHVVGDKLMKMGENIISKCGYHPLGGVIGCTHVEEGKELRKRFNSMFFLIPGYGAQGGKAEDVAMYLNNGNGGVVNSSRGILLAYKKQNREMEFALCAREEAIKMRDEIKRAVENL from the coding sequence ATGATGATTAATATAATGGATAAGCTATATGAAAGAGTTGAAAAAAGAGGTGTTGTATGTGTTGGATTAGATACATCGTTAGATTATGTTCCAGAGCATATAAAAAATAAAAAAACACTAAGTGAAGCTATATTTGAATTTAATAAACAAATTATAGATTCTACATGTGATATTGCAGCATGTTTTAAAGTACAAATAGCTTATTATGAAGCTTTAGGATTAGAAGGATTATTAGCTTATAAGAAAACATTAGAATATCTAAGAGAAAAAGATGAAATCATAATAGCTGATATAAAAAGAGGAGACATAGCAGCTACTGCAAAAATGTATGCAAAGGGTCATTTTGAAGGGGATTTTGAAGCAGATTTTATAACACTAAATCCTTATATGGGAATGGATAGCATAGAACCATATCTTCCATATTTAGAAAATGGGAAAAAGGGGATATTTACTTTAGTTAGAACATCAAATAAAGGTGCTGAGGATATAGAGTATTTAGATACTAATACAGGTGATAAAGTATATCATGTTGTTGGTGATAAGCTTATGAAAATGGGTGAAAATATAATTTCCAAATGTGGTTATCATCCATTAGGAGGGGTAATTGGATGCACTCATGTTGAAGAGGGAAAAGAATTAAGGAAAAGATTTAATTCAATGTTTTTCTTAATACCAGGATATGGAGCACAGGGTGGAAAAGCAGAAGATGTGGCAATGTACTTAAATAACGGAAATGGTGGAGTTGTGAATTCATCAAGAGGAATATTACTTGCTTATAAAAAACAAAACAGGGAAATGGAATTTGCATTATGTGCAAGAGAAGAAGCAATAAAAATGAGAGATGAAATAAAAAGAGCTGTAGAGAATTTATAA
- a CDS encoding dihydroorotase, whose product MELLIKNARIIDAIQDFKGDIYIKDGVINEIAKEINKDNVEVLNCEEKILMPAFIDTHAHFRDPGLTWKEDLESGSKAALKGGYTGVCLMANTKPICSSKEVVQYVRDKSKELDLIDIHQCISVTQNFDGKTLDHLNEFKDDNKVKAISDDGVGVSNSNIMLEAMKIAKENNWVLMSHAESPEFSKSDMRIAENMMTIRDVELAKLSGAHVHMCHVSTKEALKCIIAAKNEGANITLEVTPHHIGLTKEINDYRVNPPIREKEDVEEIIKAIKMGNIDTIGTDHAPHTLEEKSKGSPGMVGLETAFPICYTKLVRENGVSLNELSKLMSLNPAKLLGMNKGKISIGVDADLVLIDIDKKIKVDSNEFISKGRNTPFEGMEYYGEVLATIKSGKIKYKK is encoded by the coding sequence GTGGAACTTTTAATTAAAAATGCAAGAATTATAGATGCAATTCAAGATTTTAAAGGTGATATTTATATAAAAGATGGAGTAATAAATGAAATTGCCAAGGAAATAAATAAAGACAATGTTGAAGTGCTTAATTGTGAAGAAAAGATACTAATGCCAGCATTTATTGATACACATGCTCATTTTAGAGATCCAGGTCTTACGTGGAAGGAAGATTTAGAAAGTGGATCAAAAGCAGCATTAAAGGGTGGTTACACAGGTGTATGCTTGATGGCAAATACAAAACCTATATGTTCATCTAAAGAAGTAGTACAGTATGTTAGAGATAAATCAAAAGAATTAGATTTAATTGATATACATCAATGCATTTCAGTAACTCAGAATTTTGATGGAAAAACTTTAGATCATTTAAATGAATTTAAAGATGATAATAAAGTCAAAGCAATTTCAGATGATGGAGTTGGAGTATCTAATTCTAATATTATGCTTGAGGCAATGAAAATTGCAAAAGAAAATAACTGGGTGCTTATGTCACATGCTGAAAGCCCGGAGTTTTCTAAAAGTGATATGAGAATAGCTGAAAATATGATGACTATCAGAGATGTAGAATTAGCAAAACTAAGTGGAGCTCATGTTCATATGTGTCATGTTAGTACTAAAGAAGCATTAAAATGCATTATTGCTGCTAAGAATGAAGGTGCAAATATTACTTTAGAAGTAACACCTCATCATATAGGTTTAACTAAGGAAATAAATGATTATAGAGTTAATCCACCTATAAGAGAAAAAGAAGATGTAGAAGAAATTATAAAAGCAATTAAGATGGGAAATATTGATACAATAGGGACGGATCATGCACCGCATACATTAGAAGAAAAATCTAAGGGATCTCCAGGAATGGTAGGATTGGAAACAGCTTTTCCAATATGTTATACAAAACTAGTTAGAGAAAATGGAGTTTCATTAAATGAACTAAGCAAACTTATGTCACTTAATCCAGCTAAGCTACTAGGAATGAATAAAGGAAAAATCAGCATAGGAGTAGATGCAGATTTAGTTTTAATAGATATAGATAAAAAAATAAAAGTAGATTCTAATGAATTTATATCAAAGGGTAGAAATACACCCTTTGAAGGTATGGAATATTACGGAGAAGTGCTTGCTACAATAAAGAGCGGAAAAATTAAATATAAGAAGTAA
- a CDS encoding aspartate carbamoyltransferase regulatory subunit has protein sequence MLEITSLKNGLVIDHIEAGMGIKIFNYLGLDNSNCSVALIINAKSELLGKKDIIKIENCRELDYTILGLLSPSITINEVENEEIVGKIKPTLPQKVTNILKCKNSRCITQYEKYVAHSFVLLDKEKGTYRCEYCDEITKLSEV, from the coding sequence ATGTTAGAAATCACAAGTTTAAAAAATGGATTAGTTATAGATCATATTGAAGCAGGAATGGGAATAAAAATATTTAACTATCTAGGTTTAGATAACAGTAATTGTAGTGTAGCGTTGATAATAAATGCGAAAAGTGAATTGCTAGGAAAAAAAGACATAATAAAGATAGAGAATTGTAGAGAACTAGATTATACAATATTAGGATTACTTTCTCCAAGCATAACTATAAATGAAGTTGAAAATGAAGAAATAGTAGGTAAGATAAAACCTACATTACCACAGAAAGTAACTAATATATTGAAGTGCAAAAATTCAAGGTGTATAACTCAATATGAAAAATATGTGGCACACTCTTTTGTACTATTAGACAAGGAAAAAGGCACTTATAGATGTGAATATTGCGATGAAATAACAAAATTATCTGAAGTGTAA